A region of the Thalassoroseus pseudoceratinae genome:
GAACCGGCTCGCCAAAACTATAAGCTGCTTCCGTTCCCGCACGGCAGGCCAGTTCCCATTCGGCTTCACTCGGCAAACGATAGCCGCTCAAAGTTTCGTAGTTTTCCTTGATCGTCATGCCGTCCTCATACTTCCCGGCCGAGTTTGGAACGTAAATCCATTGATCTTCTGGTATTCCTTCCTGCTCACTCAACCAGTTGCAGTAGGCAGCCGCCTCATACCAAGTTCTCGCAACGACCGGGCAGTCTTCGCTGGGTGTTGTCGAAGGATCGACCGAAAGTTCTGGCATAAAGCGCCGAAACTCAGCCACGGTCACTTCATGGCTGGAAATGGCAAAGCTGTGATCAATTTGACTGTTACCCTTCTCCGCTGAATTGGGAATTACAATCATCGTTTGGCCTTGCCCGTTGACGTACCAGCGGCGAGTGATTTTAAGCATTTCGTTTTCGAGTTTGGCGAGTTCTTCTTTCAACGGGATTGAAATTTTTGAAACACTTGATTGCCCCATTTCGGTCATCGCCAATAGCAGACTATTCTCAGCTTCATCAGACCCATCCCCTTGAACCTTTCCAAGACCGTTAAGATAAAACTGCTCCATTTCGGCCTCGGTCAGCACTCGGTCGTAAACTCGAATCTCGTCAATTGCCCCGTCCAGTGGCGTGAACGTGAACAGCCCAATCGGGCGGGTGCCAAAATGAAGTGGGACAGGCGACTCAATTAACTCCGATTTCAAGGGGCGGATTCCATCGCCGGGGGTCACTTCCTGAGCTTTCCCATTTACGAAGATTCGCATTCCTTCAACCGTCTTCGTGCCGTCATAGGTTATGACAATGTGATACCAGGAGTTGGGTTCGTTGGAAGCCTTTTCAGTCATACAAACTAAATACCCGGTTTGGCCGTTGAGATGGAACTGTATTGTTCCCGAACCAAGATGGAAAATCTCTACACCTTGTAGGCGGTTGTCTTTGTCTCTGTTGGAAAGAAGTCCGGCACCTTTCTCGTTCTCCCGGAACAAAAACCAACCTGCCAGGGAAAACGGCTTTTCGGTATCGATCTTCAGTAAGTCGCCGGTAGCATAGGCACCCTCCCGCAATCCCATGGCATTTCCAATGACTCCATCCGTGATCTGAGGTTTGGTATCACCATGGAGGTCGAGCCTCGGTTCTTGTTCCGTCGTATCATCGCCAGCAGGCAGCGTGTCGAATGTATAATGTAGTTGAAGAGCGTCATCAGATGAGGGTGGTAACTCCTGATACTCTTTGGAAATCTTCTTGCCCCATTCTGCAATTTGTTCCCAGCGTTGTTCCTTGATCTTTGCCTTTGTTTTCTCGATTTGTTCTCGGAGAGCAATCACGCGCTGTTTCTGATCCTCACTCAGAGTAGGTTCCCCCACAGGCAATTCCGACAACTCAACGCCCCATTGCCTGAGTGTCCATGAAGCCGAACTGTGAATCCCCGAATCAGGGTGATTCACATAAAGTTCCTCGAGTTGCTCAGCAATTCGCTCTCGATCCGAAGCCGGAATCTGGCTCATATCCAGACCACCAAGGCTTTGAATCAAAGCCCGGCGAATCGACACGTCGTCTTCCAACTTGAGACGAGCAGCCAGCGTGTTGTGGTTTGTGCCGAGTTTTCCCAAATAACGGACGATGAAACTTCTCAATGACGGATTGGGTGTGAACTCCAGGAGCGGCCATACATCCTCTGCAAAACCGAGATGCACCAGAGTCACCGCCGCCAAGGCCTGTCGTTTCCAATGGGCGTCTCGAATTTTCTGTTCTTCGTCAGAGAGTAGATCGTTGGTTTTGTCGAGTTTGGCAGACATCTTGGCATTCATCTCGGTACGCAATTGCTGCTCGACTTCCGAGGCATGGGGTTTTAGGGCCTCAACGAGAGGGGAAAATTCTTCGATTTCATCCGCGATGAGGATGGCTTCAGTGAGTTCGTCGGGTTGGTCAGACCAGTATCGAGCCAAGGCCAGTGCTGCCGTTTCCCTTGGTTTTTGGGAGTCGTTGCGATCGTTATGAATCGCCGCAAGAGATTTGGTCAAGTACTGGCTGGCAGGTTGAAAGAAGTCGAGCCAATCTCCGAACGTCACCGACGAAGTTGAACCCGTCAAATACTGAGTGACAAACGGAACAATTTCCTCCCAACGCTCATCCTCCGCTGAATAAGTTGCCAAAGCCGCTGCTGCTTGAAATCGTTGGGCCGGTTTGACTTCCTCATTTTGAACCAATCCCCACAAATCTTCGGTCAGTTGATCTTCGTGGCGTAGCAAAGCATCTCGGACAACGGGGAATTGGTCCAAAGAGCAGACGGGCAGTTGCTCAGTCAGATACTCGATTTGACCAGAATCAACCGGCAGCAAGGCAAGGGATAGGTGAAGTTTCTCTGGTGAACCATCTTCGGCTGCTTCGATGCGAGTCTTGAGCATGGGATCCGCCCACTCTCGCAACTCATCGAGATTGAAAACGATGTTTGGTACTTGAGAAATCTCGGCCTTTTGGAGTGATTCGACGAGTCCTCTGGCACGGGTACTTTGGTTCCCAGTAATCATCGACTGGCGAATGCTGACCCCACCGTAGCCAGTGCCAAACAAAAGCAGCATAAGCAGCAAGATTCTCAACCCGTGAAACCGCCCGGCCTTCTTCATCATCTTCCGTTGCGGTTCCGTCCACTTCTTCTTGTCGGTCAGTTTCCGAATCCTGATCGTTTCGTACCACGACGGCAGATGCCGATTCTCGGGCTTGGCATTCCACAAACCGGCCCGCTCTTCCAACCGCAACTCGGCCCGGCCTCGTTTGGTTTCCTGCTGCTTGCGGGTAAGCCATTCTCGGAGCGATGGCACCAAGTAGTCGTGGGTCAATTGGTAGTATTTGGAGCCGGGGTCGCTGCTGGTTTCGGACTGGAAGCCCTCGGGATCGGTGGGCGTGATGAGCCGTAGTTCGCCGTCCAGAATTCGCAACAGTTCCTCGAAGTCAGCAGGACGATTCTTGTAACCCGACGCTTCCAAGAGTTCATCATGCGACCGCATGTGGCCCTTGATGTCACTGCCCGCCTTGGGCAGCAGCGAACGCAGCACATTTCGGGCGGCTTGTTGATGCAGGCGATGTTCTGGGTTCGCATTTCTACTGCTAAATGTATCCTCCAAAAAGTTGACACCAATGCCTTTGGTCCCACCAACTTCTTCGAGCGTGCTAATTCGCCACGGTTTGCCTTTGACCATCTCGGCAAACAGGGCCAATCGCACACAGACGACTTGACCATCTTGAGACAAACCAGACGCAACCTGACTGACAAAATTACGTTCCTCATCCGTCAATTGACTGGTTTGAGTGGGGAGCTTTCCAAACGCTTGCCCAAACTTGAAAAGAACTTTCTCGGCGTGGTCCACATCGAATAGGTCCACTGTGGCAAAGTTGTGGCCTTCAAGAATGCGAGTTTCCAATGCCCGCATAAAGCGAGAAGCAGCCATTGAAAAGTCATCTCGCACCATCAGAATTGCTTGCAACTTACCACCATCACAATGACGCAGGGCACTCACCAATTCGCTTGTTTGTTCCGAGCGATGCGAATGAAGCCACTGTTCAAATTGGTCGAGTACGATAAGTACCTTGGGGCCTTCACTTCGTCTCAATAGAGTGAGCGTTTCCACCAGTCCCAACGATTCGGACAATTCCGGCAACTGCTTTCGTAAGCCTCGTAGAATTCGTGTTTCTGTCTCTTCGGGGGTGGCTTCCACATAGACCGCCACGACATCGTTCGAGAGCCGAGTCAGTAGTCCCGCTTTGACCATTGAGGACTTACCGCATCCACTCGGGCCGTAGATCAATCCCACTGTGAAAGTCTTGTCAGGGTCAGTCTCTTCAATCCGTGTCTTCCAAAACTGGATGCTCTCTGGTAGTCCAACTCGATTCCGTGGACCCGGTAGCAACTCCAAAAAGAAGTCCGAATCACTTGCGTCGAAGGACCGCAGGCCTTTCGGAACGATCTGATGAGATTTCGTTGCCTGTTCCGGGCCTTGCTGCCAATGCAACAGGTCGTCGGCGAGTTCCGCTGCCTTGGCATACCGATCCGAGGCACGCTTCGAGAGCGATTTGAGGCATATCCGTTCCAACTCGACGGGCACCGAGTCATCCAATTCTCGTGGAGGCCGAGGCTCAGTCGAACTGATCTGGACCATCAACTCATAGGCGCTGCTACCGTGAAAGGGACGCCTTCCCGTGAGGAGTTCGTAGAACACGATCCCCAAACTGAAGATGTCACTCCTGCCGTCCAGTCGGTGTCCTTCCCCACGAGCTTGCTCGGGACTCATGTAAGCCGGTGTGCCAGCGATATGGCCTTCGGCCAGAAAATCGTCCTCTCGAATTGCGAGGCCAAAATCGGTGACATACGGCGTGCCAGTATCCTCTTCCAGCAAGATGTTGGCGGGCTTCAAATCTCGGTGGATCAACCGACGATCATGGGCGTGTTGCAGAGCTTGGGCGATTGTTGCCAAGAGTTGAGCCGAGAGGTTGGCTGCAGGCCGATCTTGCTCAATGCGGTCTTCTAAGGTCTGGCCGGGAATGAATTTGGACACGACATAGACCGAACCATCGTCCGTGCGACCCATGTCGTACACCGGTACGATATGCGGATGATCCAACTTGGCAACCGTCCGGGCCTCGGTCAGATAGGCTTCCGCATCTTCGGGTTTCTGGAATCGTTCTGGCCGGGGTTCTTTGATCGCGACCCGTCGTTGCAGTTCCACGTCTTCGGCCAACCAGACTCGACCAAAAGCGCCTTCGCCCAAGAGTCTCACGACCCGATAACGGCCAATCTGGTGACTGTCAATGATCGTCTCGGAAGCGACTGTCTGAGTGGAGGCGATACCTTTCTCAGCGTTGAGCGATAC
Encoded here:
- a CDS encoding protein kinase domain-containing protein, with protein sequence MPAELAREIEKLWQANSTPPDVFKFLAQQNGLGIAQQLAVLLEDQKHRWQTNFPLRVEDYLANLPDLAADPRIKLELAVGEYQARQQGDTSPSIDEFTSRFADISDTLRSRLSDVDQDVTYGTKVSLNAEKGIASTQTVASETIIDSHQIGRYRVVRLLGEGAFGRVWLAEDVELQRRVAIKEPRPERFQKPEDAEAYLTEARTVAKLDHPHIVPVYDMGRTDDGSVYVVSKFIPGQTLEDRIEQDRPAANLSAQLLATIAQALQHAHDRRLIHRDLKPANILLEEDTGTPYVTDFGLAIREDDFLAEGHIAGTPAYMSPEQARGEGHRLDGRSDIFSLGIVFYELLTGRRPFHGSSAYELMVQISSTEPRPPRELDDSVPVELERICLKSLSKRASDRYAKAAELADDLLHWQQGPEQATKSHQIVPKGLRSFDASDSDFFLELLPGPRNRVGLPESIQFWKTRIEETDPDKTFTVGLIYGPSGCGKSSMVKAGLLTRLSNDVVAVYVEATPEETETRILRGLRKQLPELSESLGLVETLTLLRRSEGPKVLIVLDQFEQWLHSHRSEQTSELVSALRHCDGGKLQAILMVRDDFSMAASRFMRALETRILEGHNFATVDLFDVDHAEKVLFKFGQAFGKLPTQTSQLTDEERNFVSQVASGLSQDGQVVCVRLALFAEMVKGKPWRISTLEEVGGTKGIGVNFLEDTFSSRNANPEHRLHQQAARNVLRSLLPKAGSDIKGHMRSHDELLEASGYKNRPADFEELLRILDGELRLITPTDPEGFQSETSSDPGSKYYQLTHDYLVPSLREWLTRKQQETKRGRAELRLEERAGLWNAKPENRHLPSWYETIRIRKLTDKKKWTEPQRKMMKKAGRFHGLRILLLMLLLFGTGYGGVSIRQSMITGNQSTRARGLVESLQKAEISQVPNIVFNLDELREWADPMLKTRIEAAEDGSPEKLHLSLALLPVDSGQIEYLTEQLPVCSLDQFPVVRDALLRHEDQLTEDLWGLVQNEEVKPAQRFQAAAALATYSAEDERWEEIVPFVTQYLTGSTSSVTFGDWLDFFQPASQYLTKSLAAIHNDRNDSQKPRETAALALARYWSDQPDELTEAILIADEIEEFSPLVEALKPHASEVEQQLRTEMNAKMSAKLDKTNDLLSDEEQKIRDAHWKRQALAAVTLVHLGFAEDVWPLLEFTPNPSLRSFIVRYLGKLGTNHNTLAARLKLEDDVSIRRALIQSLGGLDMSQIPASDRERIAEQLEELYVNHPDSGIHSSASWTLRQWGVELSELPVGEPTLSEDQKQRVIALREQIEKTKAKIKEQRWEQIAEWGKKISKEYQELPPSSDDALQLHYTFDTLPAGDDTTEQEPRLDLHGDTKPQITDGVIGNAMGLREGAYATGDLLKIDTEKPFSLAGWFLFRENEKGAGLLSNRDKDNRLQGVEIFHLGSGTIQFHLNGQTGYLVCMTEKASNEPNSWYHIVITYDGTKTVEGMRIFVNGKAQEVTPGDGIRPLKSELIESPVPLHFGTRPIGLFTFTPLDGAIDEIRVYDRVLTEAEMEQFYLNGLGKVQGDGSDEAENSLLLAMTEMGQSSVSKISIPLKEELAKLENEMLKITRRWYVNGQGQTMIVIPNSAEKGNSQIDHSFAISSHEVTVAEFRRFMPELSVDPSTTPSEDCPVVARTWYEAAAYCNWLSEQEGIPEDQWIYVPNSAGKYEDGMTIKENYETLSGYRLPSEAEWELACRAGTEAAYSFGEPVPLLRDFAWYGGTSSGHTHAVETLLPNDLGLFDVHGNVWEWSQNPTSGPMSPVHANTRRVLRGGSFYFQSSNLRSAQRNHNVPSARNVTYGFRPSRTYN